Below is a genomic region from Desulfuromonadales bacterium.
GGTCGAAGGTGCGCTCGGTGAGCGGCTGCGGCCTGTAGTAGAGCGGCGCCAGTGCCGCGTGGCAGCGGCCGCAGCGCCCGGCCTTTCCCTCCTTGTCGGCGGGAATCCGGTTGGCTGTGCCGCAGGCTTTGCAGGTGACGGTGTAGGTTGACATGGGGCCTCCCTTGGCTCAGAGGAGAGAGGACAGGTCCGGAATCGCTACGACCGAAAAAGGGGCGGATTTAATTTCTCCACCTTTATATGTGGCGCTTCACACAAGGGGCTTCAACTCGGCCACACTGCCTTCGAGGACAACGGCTGCTGCAACAAGGTCATTCACGAGTTGCTCATCGATCTCCAGGAACCCCTCGTATTCCCCGATTGCGCCTCTGGTGGCAAAGCGCCAGCACGCGCCACACCTCGGGCCCGAGCCCCAGCGTATGAGGCAGGCATTGAAAGACGATGTAGCGATTGTCGGAGCGGTATCCGTTCCAGCGCAATGCCGCCAGGGCCAGAGCATGCGCGGAGTTGTAGGCCAGATCGAAGCGGCTTTCGATGGATAAGGCGTGCTTGCGGGCATCGGCCAGGCGTGCCCGGGCAGATCGGACCAGACCTTCGAATTCTCTCCGGTCGCCGGGCTCCCGTTTCAGTTGGCCGGTTTTGACCAGATTCTCAAGGTTTGGGGATGTCATCGTCCGATCCGATCAGAAAGATTTTTTCCTGTTCGGCCACTCTCTTCAGGAAGCTGTTGTCTTCGGCCAGCTTGCGACGGATCTCAGCAGGGCTATAGAGTGTCGGGTTGACTGCCCTGCCGAGGGTTGCTTCCGCAACGGCGAAGGCGCTGATGACCTCGGGATAACCCAGATCACCGGAAATGACCATGAGATCGATATCGCTGGTTGCCGTATCCACCCCTTTGGCAATGGAGCCATAGACAAAAGCGACCGCGATCCTTGCCGAAAAAGGTGCGAGTGCCTGCCGCAGTTCATCGGC
It encodes:
- a CDS encoding nucleotidyltransferase domain-containing protein, producing the protein MGIIIPSMGMNKDTPSGIGDALFTKTQRQVLGLLFGNPDRTYYINEIVRMAEVGIGTVQRELEKLTAAGLLTARKVGNQKHYQANPRSPIFQELRGIVLKTFGVADELRQALAPFSARIAVAFVYGSIAKGVDTATSDIDLMVISGDLGYPEVISAFAVAEATLGRAVNPTLYSPAEIRRKLAEDNSFLKRVAEQEKIFLIGSDDDIPKP